The Thermomicrobiales bacterium genome segment CCCCAATCCTCGTCCAACACACCGATGACGGCGACATCGTCGACCAGCGGGTGCGTGCCAAGCACGGCTTCGACTTCGGCCGGATAGACGTTCGCGCCGCCGGTGATGATCAGGTCAGTGCGGCGATCGGCGATGTAGAGGTAGCCGTCCTCGTCGAGCCAGCCGAGGTCGCCGACCGACTGGAATCCGTCCTCGGTCGCCTTCGGCTCAGCGCCGATGTAGCGATAGGTCACCTCGCCGGAGGCGGGCCGCATGAAGATCTCGCCAATCTCGCCAGGCGGCAGCGCGCGACCCTCGGCATCCTGAATCCGGATCTCGCTGCCCGTCGAGCGCCCGACGCTGCCGGGATGCGTCAGCCACTCGTCGCCGCGGACGATCGTCGCACCGATGCCCTCGGTCGAGCCGTAGACCTCATAGATCTTCTCGGCACCGACGAGGTCGATCCAGGCGCGCTTCAGCCACTCAGGGCAGGGCGCAGCGGAGGACTGGATGCCCTCGATGCTCGACAGATCGCGCTGCTCGATACCGGGCCGCAGATAGATGCGCCGCAGGATGATCGGCGGCATGTAGGCGTAGTTCACCTTGTACTGCTCGATCAGGTCGAGCGCGCGGTCGGCGTCGAAGCGCTCCATGATGACCAGCACATGATCGTCGGCCAGACCGCCGTAGACGCTGAGAAACGGCGAGTTGTGATACAGCGGCGCGGCGAGGAGTTGGACCGAACCATGCCGCGCGCCGAGCTTGCTGCCGCGCGCAGAGTACTCCACCGGATTCCAGGTCGGGTCGGTGATGATCTTGGATCGGCCGGTCGAGCCGCCGGAGGCAATCGCCTTGCCCGGATGCGGCGGATCAATGTCGAGCGGCTGATCGTCATAGCCATCGGCCAGCGCGACATCAGCCTGACTAATCCGCGGCCAGTCGATGTCGTCCCACTCGGCACAGACGAGCGACGGCTGCGCCAGCGCGAGGATCTGGTCGCGCTCATGGGCTGGCAACGCTGCACGTAGCGGCAGGACCAGTGCGCCGAGCTTCCAGGCGGCGGTCGTCAGCAGGACGTGCTCGATCGAATTCCACAGGCCGATGACAACCATCGTCCCGGCCGCGACGCCGCGCTCACCGAGATACCGCGCCAGTCGGTTCGTTGCCTGCTCGTACTCCTGCCAGGTGATCATCGTCTCGCCACCGGCGGTCGCGGCGAAGATGAGCGCCGCCTTGTCCGGATGCTCGGCCGCCAGCGCGCCAACCTGTCGACCAAACGTCATTCCCGCTTCGGTTCCCACCACACGCTCCCCACACCTGTGCTGCAACACATCGGCGCTATAGTACGGCGAATTCGCATCACCGTCGCCGATGCGTCAGGACACCGCGATAGTGAATACTGTGTCCCACGAATACATGAGAATCATCGCAATGCTGCGGTAGGCAGCGAAAGGACACCCGAGTGGCAACACAGATTGTTCGGAATGGCCAGCTGATTGATGGCAACGGGGGCGACCCGATCGCCAACGGGGCGGTGCTGGTCGTGGACGGGCAGATCAGCGCCGTTGGTGCCGACGGCAGCTTCAGCGTGCCGGACGACGCGGTCGAGATCGACGCCGGTGGCGGCACAATCCTGCCGGGACTGATCGACACCCACGTCCACATCACCGGCGAAGGCATGAACCTCGCCAGCCTGCTGACAACGCCGTTCTCGTATCGCTTCTACGAGACCATCGGCTACATGCGCAAGACACTGGACGTCGGAATCACGACGATCCGCGACGCGGGTGGTGCCGACGCGGGCATCAAGATGGCGGTCGAGAATGGCCTCATCACCGGCCCACGCATGCAGATCAGCATCAGCGTCCTCTCAACCACCGGCGGGCACGGTGACGGCTGGATGCTCTCCGGCAACAACGTCATGATGATGCCGCCCTATCCCGGCAATCCTGACGGCATCTGCGACGGCCCCGAAGAGGTGCGCAAGAAGGTCCGCGAGGTGCTGCGCGCCGGAGCCGAGGTCATCAAGGTCTGCTCTACCGGCGGCGTCGGCAGCCCGACCGATCACCCGAACTTCACCCAGTTCTCGATTGAAGAGCTCAAAATCATGGTCGAGGAAGCGCACTTCCACGGCGGTCTCAAGGTCATGTCGCACGCACAGGGTGCGGAAGGCATCAAGAACGCCGTGCTGGCCGGTATCCACTCGATCGAGCACGGCATCTTTCTGGACGACGAAGCCATCGAGCTAATGCTGGAGCACGGCACGTTCCTCGTGCCGACGCTGGTCGCGCCGCTCGGCGTCCTCGAGTCGGTCGAGCAGGGTAACGCCGCGCCGGAGTACGCGCTGCGCAAGGCGCGTGAGTCAGTGCAGGCGCACAAGGACAGCATCGCCCGCGCCTACCAGGCCGGCGTCAAGATCGCGATGGGCACCGACGCCGCCGTTATGCCGCACGGCACGAACCTGCGCGAGCTGGGCCTGATGTGCGACGCCGGCATGTCGCCGATGGAGTCACTGGTGGCGACGACGAAGGTCGCTGCGGACTGCCTCGGCTGGCAGGATCGCGTCGGCACGCTCGAAGTCGGCAAGTACGGCGATGTCGTCATCACTCGCACCGACCCGCTGGCCGACATCCGCTCGCTGGAGGACACCAACAACATCGCCTTCGTCATGAAGGGCGGCGATGTCGTCAAGGACATCCGCAACGCCTAGGGCCTCACTGCAGCAACTCGCCTGATGTGGCATGGACGTGGGTGTGGCAGCCATCCTTGATACCTGTCATCTTGAGCCGCAGCGAAAGATCTCCCCTGAGTTGGTACGCATCCAATTTGGGGGAAATCCTTCGGCTGCGCTCCCAGTAGTCCCGAACATGGAGTCTATTGGGCATGCGGCGAACCCCTTCCTCTGTCATCCTGAACGGAGTGAAGGATCCGTTTCCTTGTTTGAAACTTGTCAACGGGGAAGACGGATGTTTCGCTTCGCTCAACATGACAGAGAAAGGTGCCGACTGCCAATTTGGCAAATAGGGATTGACAACACACTCAAGTTGACAGGCTAGAGTGAAGGTTGCCGACCGGACATTTCATGCTGGTCAAAGCCATCACGATGTCACGCAACCGACCTGTCTACAGTTCGTCAGGCTTGTCCCGCGGCGTTGCCTGCGCGGCGGTGAGCAGGCCGAGCGCGCCCAGCAGCAGCCCGCAGAGCAGCGACCAGCCCTCGACCGGCACCTGCTTGGGCCACGCCCAGCGACTGGCGGCGTCGAGATAGAGCGTGGCCGCAGCGTAGGCCAGCGGCGCGAGCCAGGCCAGCCGGTGGCCGAGGACGCGGCCGCTCAGCAGCGCCAGCCCGGTGTAGCCGACGAGCGTGCGTGTCAGCGCCAGCCGCAGGTCGGCACCGGCGACGCTCGCCGCGCCGATCAGCAGCGCGATGCCGATGGCCAGCAAGCCACCCAGATAGAGCACGCGGAAGAGCGGCAGCGGTCGGCTGGCGACTTCCTCGACATCGCCGAATGGCGACCGGGCCGTGACACCGATCACGACCGCCGGTAGCAGCGGCAACGCCAACGCCGCCAGATCCAACGGCAGCTCGTCGTAGCGCAACAGGCAGAACCAGGAGAGCAACGCAGCCACCACCAGCCAGACCAGCGCTGGACCAACCAGCCGCGTGCGCAGAAACAGAACCGCCAACCTCACGGTAGATCAGCCAGAGTTAACGCCCCAACTCTCAAATCAGCGAAGTGCGCTTCGAGCCAGGCATGCTGCTCGGTTTCGGGGAGCGCGGCGAAGCGCTCGCCCGCGGCACAGGCCGCCGCGCTGGGGAAGCCCATGCCGGGATCGACGGACACGCCACACATTGTGTGGCCGCCGATGCGGATCAGCAGCCAGACGCTGATAGCCTGCTGCGCGTCGTTCTCGATCCGCCCATACTGTCCCAGCGTCGATTCATCCGCGACGAGTTGATCGACACAACCGTCAACGACAATGCGAGTGCCATCAGTGCGTCCAGTGCCAAAGCCGATATTGCGACACTCAACCGGAGAAGTGATGCCCGACAAGCCACGCAGTGGCGCGACGAGATACTCAGCATCGGCGACGGCGCGATCCAGCCACGGCTGGAACTGTGGATGCACGCAGACAACAACCTCGTCACCACGGCAGACCGGCTCCGGCGCTGTGTACTCCTCGACAGCGATCGTGTTGCCCCAGCCATCGACCAGACGGTCGTTAGCCCAGTCCCAGCGTGGCGTCTCAGCCCAGACCATGACCACAGTAACAACAACCAGCGCGAGAGCTCCACCAAGCAGGAGACCACGCAAAAGATCGCGACGCAGCGTCAGCCACAGAGCAGTGAGGCCAACTCCAGCTAGCGCGGCGTAGAGCAGCGCCTGCCACGCGACAACACGTCCGGCATCATTGCTCAGGGCGAGTTGATCCAGCCAAGTTGTTGTCTGCACCATGACGGACTCACCTGACAGATTGCCTGTGTAGACGCTAGTCGTCGTTGATGAGAGGTAAATCGCGAAAGAATGCGGTAGCCGGCCAGATAGCCCAGGCGGCGTGCGCCATTACCGCCGCGACAACGACTACTGGCCGTATCTCTGGCCCGCTCCAGGTCGCGTTCGGGGCAGTCCGGACAAACATGTAGGTCGCGACGAGCAAATAGCCAAACAGCGCCCAGGCGGTTGTCGCTGACACAAGCGTGAGGTGGCGGCGTGCGGCTGGCAGGGGCGTCGTGGCCAGCGGGTCGGACACCGAGCGCCGCCGATCGCGCCCCGCCATCCAGGCAGCCGCACCGGCGATGGCTGGCGCCGCCGCGGCGCGACCGACTTGCGCAGCAGCTCGTTCGTGCTCGACCACAGATACGGCTCCCAGAGCTGCGAGTCGAGCATGTACCAGGCAAACAGCAGGATGACCGGCACGAGCAGCAGCGCCGCGTTGTGACGCGCCTCGATGGCGAACAATCGCAGCGTCGTCATCCGCGCGCTCCGGTCAGCACACGGGTGTAGCCGCGTTCCAGCTCCGAATCGCCAACGCCACCTTCCGCAAACGAGCTGAGGTCGTCGGGCGTGCCGCGAAAAACGATACCGCCATCCAGCAGGGCGACCTGATTGACGGCAGCGACGTCCTCAATCAGACCCGTGCTGATGATGACGGTGCCAGTCTGCCCAACCTCGCGCAGCAACGCGCGGAACAACACGCGCTGCTCGGGGTCGAGTCCGGCAGTCGGCTCGTCGAGCAGCAGCAGATCCGGGTCGTTCACGATCGCCTGAGCGATGCCGACGCGCCGCAACCGTAGCGCCACCTTTGTCTGCCGCCGGAGAGCGTCTTCAGCTTCGACTTGGCACGGTCAGCCAGCCCGACCCGTTCGATCGCTCGAGCGACAGCCGGCCGGACGGCTGCGGACGGCATCTCCTTGAGCAGCGCGAAGTACTCGACAAACTCAGACGGTGAAGCCAGGATAGTAGCCCGGCTGCTGCGGCGAATATGGCTGACGCGAAGCGAATCGCCGTACGCTCTGCCCTCGACGCGGATCGTAGCCGAGCAGGCGCAGGTCGCCACTCGCTGGTGACAGGACAGTCGCAAACGTGCGCAGTAGCGTCGTCTTGCCAGCGCCGTTCGGGCCGAGCAGGCCGAAGACACCACCGGAGATCTGCAGGTCGACCCCGTTCAGGATCGTCGTGCGGCCAATCCGTTATGTCGGACTGCGCGTAAACGCTCAGCATCGCGTTCAATCCTCATCGTTGCCTTTCGATTCGAAGGCGCCCTGGACACCGTAACTGCGACCGCCAGCGCGCCATAGATCGGAATGAGCCACGCATCTATACCGCCGCCATGCCACCGAGCAAGATGAGCCGCCGAGAACAGTCAACGCCCAACCGAGCACGACCACCGCCGCGCCGGCCAGCGCTGACACCGGCCGAGGCAGCGGCCAGACCTTTTCGAGCATTGCCATCGGCACCAGCCGCACCTGCAGGGTCCGGCGTCAGCGCGCGTCGCCAACGACGATCGAGGCCAGCAGACCGAGCAGCGCGTTGAGCCACCAAGGCTAGCTGCAGCCTTGCCGTGAGAACGGCACTGTTCGCTCGCGCAGTTGCCATCGAGCGGCTCGACTCCAGGGCTGGATCGACGCCAGGGCCGTAGGCGAACGCGATGCCGATCCCACAACAGCACCGGCGCGAGCAGCGCCTCAGTCACAGGTCTACCGTCTGCGCCGTCACCACAATCCCGACACCCCAGACGACGACGCTGGCCAACGCAGCCACGACACGACCAGCGACAGTGTCGTCACGATGACGCGCGCAGCTGCCTGCGCGACCGGTGACAGGCGCGTCAGCGCACGCTCCGGCAACACCGGTCGGAGAACGTCCGAACATCCCCGGCTACGTCCAGACGCGTCCGAAGTCGACATCGGAGGTACGCGATCACTCACGAGAGCCTCGCTTCAACACCAGCGCGCAACAGTCGGCGGATGCGGTACGTCCGACTCTTGACCGTACCCCTCCGGGATGCCCATGCACTGGGCGGCGTCGGCAGTCGAGCGATCCTCGATCAGGACCATGCTGCACTGAATCGCACGTGATCAGTGCTCGATCAGCAAACGCGTGTTGCAGATCGACGCGTAAGGCGGACTGTGTCGCCATGTCCTCGGTCATGTGCATTTCCAGATCAGGCAGCGGCCGGCTGTGCTTGCGCGCCCAGAGCGCCGCCTGCCGAGCCGCGATGCCCCATATCCATCCTCCAACCTGTCCCGATCCGCGATAACTACCTGCGCCGCGCCAAACAGCGAGAAACGTCTCCTGCAGGACATCCTCGACGGCGTGGGCAGGCAGATGCGCCCGAAGTCGGGCAGCCAGCCAGCCGGCGTAGCGCTCGAAGAGCGTCCGCAGTGCCAGATCATCTCCACCAGCAACGGCGGTTAGCAGGTCGTGGTCATCCATCTCACTTACTCTGTTGTGCGGAAGGCTCGATTGGTTCACACCCGGCGTTCTATGCGACCATATGAGCGCCGAAAGGGCGAGGCGGCGCTGTGGAATCGCCCCCCAAAGAACGACAATCGGAGCGTAGCAGTGTCATCGAACGTGCAGACACCACGGACCTATATCAACACACATGTCGTCGCGGAGTTCAGCGACTCGCCGAGCCGCGACCCGCTGGCGTTTCATCGTGCGCTGGCCGGTTATGCACCGTCGCGGCTGGCCGAAGCACCGCACGCCGCAGCCGCGCTGGGCATCGGTCGGCTGCTGGTGAAGGATGAGTCGAGTCGGCTCGGGCTGCCGGCGTTCAAGATCCTCGGCGCAGCGTGGGCGATCTATCGCGCGCTCGAAGCGCGTCTCGGCGGCTTCGCGCCGTGGGAATCGCTCGACGACATCGCAGCGCAGATCGCGCCGCTCGGCAACCTGACGCTGGTGGCGGCGACCGACGGCAACCACGGTCGCGCCGTCGCACGCATGGCCGCGCTGCTGGGCCTGTCGTCGCGCATCTATGTACCGGACGACATGGTCCATGCGCGCCGCGACGCGATCGCCAGCGAAGGCGCGGAGGTCGTCGTCTTCCACGGCACCTACGATGAAGCGGTTTCACGCTCAGCCGAAGACGCCGACGACACGCACCTCGTTATCTCCGACACCTCGTGGCCCGGCTATCAGGACGACCGGCCTGGGGTGATCGACGGCTACTCGACGATCCTCTGGGAAGTCGATGACGCGGCCGAGCGCGACCTCGCATCGCCTGATCTGGTCGCCGTCCAGATCGGCGTTGGCGCGCTGGCATCGGCAGTCGTCTCGCACTTCCGCCGCCCCGGCGCGTCGCACCCACGCATCGTCGGCGTCGAGCCAGCCCACGCCGCCGGGACAATTGCGTCGATGGAGGCCGGCGAAATCGTCTCCGTCCCCGGACCGCACGATTCGATCATGGCCGGCCTGAACTGCGGCGAGCCGTCGATGCTGGCCTGGCCGATCATGTCGCGCGGCATCGATCAGTTCGTCTCGGTCGTCGACGAGCGCGCGCGTGAGGCGATGCGGCTGCTGGCTGCCGACGACATCGTCGCCGGCGAGACCGGCGCAGCCGGACTGGCCGGACTCCTCGACCTGCTCGGCGGCCCCGACGCCGACCAGCACCGCGCCCGCCTCGGCGCAACGCCCGACGCCACCGCCCTCATCATCGTCACCGAAGGCGCGACCGATCCGGCGGCGTATCAGCAGATCATCGGCGGGTAGGCCGTGCCCTACATCACCCCCGCCTGCTCCAGCGCGCGGAGCACAATGCCGGCTCCAACCAGCGCGACGACGAGTGCGCTGAACGCCGGGAGCAGGCGGGGCACGCCGGGGGTGAGCGAGAAGCGATCGAAGACGCGGCGGGCATACACCAGCAGCAGGCCGATAGCTGTCAGGACCGCTGCCAGCCCGACTGAGAACGCCACGACCAGCACCATGCCGAAGCCGAGCCGGTCGAGTGAGATCGCGCCGAGCAGTAGCACGAGCGCCGATGGGCAGGGGATCAGGCCACCGCTGACGCCGAGCGCCAGCAGGCTGCGCCACGTCACCGGCGTACCATCCGCGCCGGGTGGCAGATGCGAGTGTCCATCTGGTCCGTGGTCATGGTTATGGGCATGATCGTGATGGTGGTCGTGGGTGTGGCTGTGGCCGTGCTCGTGCTCGTGCTCGTGATCGTGCACATGATGATGGTGATGATGCCCATCTCGCCCGCGTATGCGCTGGACAAACAGTGTCAGGCCGATGGCGACGACCAGCAGCCCGGAGACAACGCTCAGCCAGGGGAAAAGCGTCTCGGGCAGGATGAAGTGCGACAGGTACAGCGTCACCAGGCCAAGCGCGAACACACCGGCGGTGTGCGTAATCGTCACCGTCAGCCCGAGAAAGACAGCGTGTCTGGCCGTGCCGCGTGCACCGATGAGATAGGCCGCGACGACTGTCTTGCCGTGTCCGGGCGACAGCGCATGGACCGCTCCCCAGAACATCGCCAGGAGCATCGAAACGACAATGACCCATGGTGTCAGCTCGCGCGCGGTGATGAGCGACGCAACCCGGTCCGTCGCGCGCCCACCGCGATCGGTCGCTTCAACTCGCGCCGCGTTCTCAGCCGCAGAGTGCTGCGCCGCTCCGGCCGGGCCGGGCGCAATCGTGAATGTCGCCTCAGCGTCATGCAGCGGGTTCGCCAGCATATCCTCGGGATAGGTGCGGAGCTCGTCCGACGTATCGGCCGACGAGACGGACGACTCACTGATCGCCACACCATCGCCCCCCTGCACGACGATCTCACGCCAGCCGAGGCGGTCCTGATAATTGCGATCGACGTAGCCGCCACGCCCGTTCGCAGCCCAGCCCTCGGGCAACTGCGAGGTCAGGTCAAGCTCCAGCCGCAAGGTCTGCAGACCGCCCTGACCCGGCAGCAGCTCGGCGGAGCGGCGCGTCTCGGTCAGCGGCAGCACCTCGTTGCCGATTGTCAGGCGCAAGCCCTTGATGATGACCGACACACGCTCGCTAAGCCACTCCTGATTCTCGGCGTCGCTGACCGTGCCGTCGCCGTTGGTGTCGAGGAACTGCATCTCCTGAAAGGTCGGCACTTCGGCGTAATCGAGCACGTACGTG includes the following:
- a CDS encoding diaminopropionate ammonia-lyase — its product is MQTPRTYINTHVVAEFSDSPSRDPLAFHRALAGYAPSRLAEAPHAAAALGIGRLLVKDESSRLGLPAFKILGAAWAIYRALEARLGGFAPWESLDDIAAQIAPLGNLTLVAATDGNHGRAVARMAALLGLSSRIYVPDDMVHARRDAIASEGAEVVVFHGTYDEAVSRSAEDADDTHLVISDTSWPGYQDDRPGVIDGYSTILWEVDDAAERDLASPDLVAVQIGVGALASAVVSHFRRPGASHPRIVGVEPAHAAGTIASMEAGEIVSVPGPHDSIMAGLNCGEPSMLAWPIMSRGIDQFVSVVDERAREAMRLLAADDIVAGETGAAGLAGLLDLLGGPDADQHRARLGATPDATALIIVTEGATDPAAYQQIIGG
- a CDS encoding amidohydrolase family protein, which gives rise to MATQIVRNGQLIDGNGGDPIANGAVLVVDGQISAVGADGSFSVPDDAVEIDAGGGTILPGLIDTHVHITGEGMNLASLLTTPFSYRFYETIGYMRKTLDVGITTIRDAGGADAGIKMAVENGLITGPRMQISISVLSTTGGHGDGWMLSGNNVMMMPPYPGNPDGICDGPEEVRKKVREVLRAGAEVIKVCSTGGVGSPTDHPNFTQFSIEELKIMVEEAHFHGGLKVMSHAQGAEGIKNAVLAGIHSIEHGIFLDDEAIELMLEHGTFLVPTLVAPLGVLESVEQGNAAPEYALRKARESVQAHKDSIARAYQAGVKIAMGTDAAVMPHGTNLRELGLMCDAGMSPMESLVATTKVAADCLGWQDRVGTLEVGKYGDVVITRTDPLADIRSLEDTNNIAFVMKGGDVVKDIRNA
- a CDS encoding AMP-binding protein, coding for MGTEAGMTFGRQVGALAAEHPDKAALIFAATAGGETMITWQEYEQATNRLARYLGERGVAAGTMVVIGLWNSIEHVLLTTAAWKLGALVLPLRAALPAHERDQILALAQPSLVCAEWDDIDWPRISQADVALADGYDDQPLDIDPPHPGKAIASGGSTGRSKIITDPTWNPVEYSARGSKLGARHGSVQLLAAPLYHNSPFLSVYGGLADDHVLVIMERFDADRALDLIEQYKVNYAYMPPIILRRIYLRPGIEQRDLSSIEGIQSSAAPCPEWLKRAWIDLVGAEKIYEVYGSTEGIGATIVRGDEWLTHPGSVGRSTGSEIRIQDAEGRALPPGEIGEIFMRPASGEVTYRYIGAEPKATEDGFQSVGDLGWLDEDGYLYIADRRTDLIITGGANVYPAEVEAVLGTHPLVDDVAVIGVLDEDWGRRVHAVIQPLDPANPPTAEALDQHARHDLTSYKVPKTYEFLPALPRNEAGKIRRSDLVAERDSGWTDAMVRPRRQ